In a genomic window of Urocitellus parryii isolate mUroPar1 chromosome 11, mUroPar1.hap1, whole genome shotgun sequence:
- the Gja5 gene encoding gap junction alpha-5 protein, translating to MGDWSFLGEFLEEVHKHSTVIGKVWLTVLFIFRMLVLGTAAESSWGDEQADFQCDTLQPGCENVCYDQAFPISHIRYWVLQIIFVSTPSLVYMGHAMHHVRTEEKRRLREAGGAREGHPAAEKAELSCWEEMNGRVVLQGTLLHTYVCTILIRTAMEVAFIVGQYLLYGVFLSTLHVCRRSPCPHPVNCYVSRPTEKNVFIVFMLAVAALSLLLSLAELYHLGWRKMRHAWGKPRPRLPERRLPGPSGATAQSCTPPPDFSQCLGDDPGAKFFRPFGDSTVPPQNPDCLAAHPAPGQQPDPREGFIQIRYGQKPEVPDGVSAGHRLPHSDHSDKRRLSKASSKARSDDLSV from the coding sequence ATGGGCGACTGGAGCTTCCTGGGCGAGTTCCTGGAGGAGGTGCACAAGCACTCGACGGTGATCGGCAAGGTCTGGCTCACGGTGCTCTTCATCTTCCGCATGCTCGTGCTGGGCACCGCGGCCGAGTCCTCCTGGGGGGACGAGCAGGCCGACTTCCAGTGCGACACCCTCCAGCCGGGCTGCGAGAACGTGTGCTACGACCAGGCCTTCCCCATCTCGCACATCCGCTACTGGGTGCTGCAGATCATCTTCGTGTCCACGCCGTCCCTGGTGTACATGGGCCACGCCATGCACCACGTGCGCACCGAGGAGAAGCGGAGGCTCCGGGAGGCCGGGGGGGCCAGAGAGGGCCACCCCGCGGCCGAGAAGGCGGAGCTGTCCTGCTGGGAGGAGATGAACGGACGGGTGGTGCTGCAGGGCACCCTGCTGCACACCTACGTCTGCACCATCCTGATCCGCACCGCCATGGAGGTGGCCTTCATCGTGGGCCAGTACCTGCTCTACGGGGTCTTCCTGAGCACCCTGCACGTCTGCCGCCgcagcccctgcccccacccgGTGAACTGCTACGTGTCCCGGCCCACGGAGAAGAACGTCTTCATCGTCTTCATGCTGGCCGTGGCCGCGCTGTCCCTCCTCCTCAGCCTGGCCGAGCTCTACCACCTGGGCTGGAGGAAGATGAGGCACGCCTGGGGCAAGCCCCGGCCGCGCCTGCCCGAGCGCCGGCTCCCGGGTCCCTCGGGGGCCACGGCCCAGAGCTGCACGCCGCCGCCCGACTTCAGCCAGTGCCTGGGGGACGACCCCGGGGCCAAGTTCTTCCGTCCCTTCGGGGACAGCACGGTCCCCCCGCAGAACCCGGACTGCCTGGCCGCGCACCCAGCGCCGGGCCAGCAGCCAGACCCCAGGGAGGGCTTCATCCAGATCCGGTATGGCCAGAAGCCCGAGGTGCCCGACGGGGTCTCCGCGGGTCACCGCCTCCCACACAGCGACCACAGTGACAAGCGCCGTCTCAGCAAGGCCAGCAGCAAGGCCAGGTCAGATGACCTCTCGGTGTGA